A region of Diceros bicornis minor isolate mBicDic1 chromosome 31, mDicBic1.mat.cur, whole genome shotgun sequence DNA encodes the following proteins:
- the LOC131395581 gene encoding olfactory receptor 5B3-like — protein sequence MDNRTQVTQFILLGLTNIPELQIPLFMMFTLIYLINVVGNLGMILLILKDSHLHTPMYYFLSNLFLVDLCYSSAVTPTVMAGFITVGKVISYNACAAQMFFFAAFATMENFILASMAYDRYAAVCKPLHYTTTMMTSVCARLILGCYVCGFLNASTYIGNTFRLSFCMSNVVHHFFCDIPAVMALSCSDRHVSELVLIYVASFNVFFALLIILISYLFIFITILKMHSSAGYQKALSTCASHLTAVSIFYGTIIFMYLQPSSSHSMDTDKTASVFYSMIIPMLNTVVYSLRNKEVKSAFKKFLLEAKLSSGL from the coding sequence ATGGACAACAGGACACAAGTGACACAGTTCATCCTTCTAGGACTAACCAATATCCCAGAGCTTCAGATCCCCCTCTTTATGATGTTCACTCTCATTTATCTTATCAATGTGGTGGGAAACCTAGGGATGATCCTGTTGATTCTCAAGGACTCTCATCTACATACTCCCATGTATTATTTTCTCAGTAACTTGTTTCTGGTAGACTTGTGTTACTCTTCAGCTGTCACTCCCACAGTCATGGCTGGGTTTATTACAGTAGGCAAGGTCATCTCCTACAATGCATGTGCTGCTCAGATGTTCTTTTTTGCAGCCTTTGCCACCATGGAAAATTTTATCTTGGCATCAATGGCCTATGATCGCTACGCAGCAGTGTGCAAACCCCTACATTACACCACCACCATGATGACAAGTGTGTGTGCACGTCTGATCCTAGGCTGCTATGTCTGTGGCTTCCTGAATGCCTCCACCTACATTGGGAACACATTCCGTCTCTCTTTCTGTATGTCCAATGTGGTCCATCATTTTTTCTGTGATATTCCAGCAGTCATGGCTCTGTCTTGCTCTGATAGGCATGTGAGTGAGCTGGTTCTTATTTATGTAGCCAGCTTCAATGTCTTTTTTGCTCTCCTGATTATCTTGATATCCTACCTATTCATATTTATCACAATCCTAAAGATGCACTCATCTGCAGGATACCAGAAGGCTTTATCCACTTGTGCCTCCCACCTCACTGCAGTCTCCATCTTCTATGGAACTATTATCTTCATGTACTTACAGCCCAGCTCCAGTCATTCCATGGACACAGACAAAACGGCATCTGTGTTCTATAGTATGATCATCCCCATGCTCAACACTGTGGTCTATAGCCTGAGGAATAAGGAAGTCAAAAGTGCATTCAAAAAGTTTCTTTTGGAGGCAAAATTGTCTTCAGGTTTGTGA